In a genomic window of Macrobrachium nipponense isolate FS-2020 chromosome 10, ASM1510439v2, whole genome shotgun sequence:
- the LOC135223759 gene encoding lysosome membrane protein 2-like, translating into MQIQVKVGILVVVGILLIVGSIIFQMQFDKMFDKILSSKLVLQPGSKTFESFKSPPVPIFMQFYFFNVTNKDDVVDNGAKPALQQVGPYTYAERQLKYDLSFDDEAGTVTYLQNKSFVFRPELSGGLTENDRITTINAVMMSVGVKFATLPDAVKAIVEILFKRFQIEPFITKPVGELLFHGYDEPFLAQLGKLTKKPEHLRGKFGFFYPKNNTHGGYYTIKSGVQGMEDYQDIVSWKGKPAVDFWKRDMWGGDTCNMINGTSGNQFARPISKHKRLELYTAELCRSIFAVFQKEVIHGPMTLYRYVLPDYLLADSPDNECYCVDDFTCRASMIDVSPCREGAPVVMSTPHFYQGSSQDLTYVEGLNPRQEEHETYLDIEPNTGVTFRAAKRIQLNMVLRPYSEIPSFGNVPEVILPVLWVNESAVVPLERAYALHRTLNLPFTLVKVATGVLVVLGVVLILAGLIKLGLLMRHKHRLKKSPTANNRAQNDKEKEKHTVLSEKLNSANYS; encoded by the coding sequence ATGCAGATTCAAGTGAAAGTGGGGATACTTGTGGTGGTGGGGATACTCCTGATCGTGGGGAGTATCATTTTCCAGATGCAGTTTGACAAAATGTTCGACAAGATTTTGTCCAGTAAACTGGTTCTGCAGCCCGGTTCCAAAACGTTCGAATCCTTCAAGTCGCCGCCGGTGCCGATATTCATGCAGTTCTACTTCTTCAACGTCACCAACAAAGACGACGTGGTGGACAACGGCGCCAAGCCGGCTCTGCAACAGGTGGGTCCTTACACATACGCCGAGAGGCAGCTCAAGTATGACCTCTCCTTCGACGACGAGGCCGGGACAGTGACCTACCTCCAGAACAAGTCTTTCGTCTTCAGACCCGAATTGTCGGGGGGGCTCACGGAGAACGACAGGATCACGACGATCAACgccgtcatgatgtccgtcggaGTGAAGTTCGCGACCTTACCTGACGCCGTCAAGGCCATCGTCGAGATCCTCTTCAAGAGGTTCCAGATCGAGCCTTTCATCACGAAGCCCGTCGGGGAGCTCCTCTTCCATGGGTATGACGAGCCTTTCTTGGCACAGCTGGGTAAGCTGACCAAGAAACCAGAACACCTGAGGGGAAAGTTCGGTTTCTTCTACCCGAAGAACAACACCCACGGAGGGTACTACACCATCAAGAGCGGCGTCCAGGGCATGGAGGATTACCAGGACATCGTCAGCTGGAAAGGGAAGCCGGCAGTCGATTTCTGGAAGAGGGACATGTGGGGAGGCGACACCTGCAACATGATCAACGGGACGTCGGGGAATCAGTTTGCGAGGCCGATCTCCAAACACAAGCGTCTCGAGCTTTACACCGCCGAGTTGTGTCGGTCTATTTTCGCCGTATTCCAGAAGGAGGTGATCCACGGCCCCATGACCCTCTACCGATACGTCCTTCCAGACTACCTCCTGGCGGACTCACCTGACAATGAGTGTTACTGCGTCGACGATTTCACCTGCCGGGCATCCATGATCGACGTGTCCCCTTGCAGAGAGGGCGCTCCAGTGGTCATGTCGACACCTCATTTTTACCAAGGGTCATCCCAAGACCTGACTTACGTGGAGGGACTGAACCCGAGACAGGAGGAACACGAGACTTACCTGGACATCGAGCCGAACACAGGTGTCACCTTCCGGGCTGCCAAGAGGATCCAGCTGAACATGGTTCTTCGTCCGTACAGTGAAATCCCCTCGTTCGGCAATGTCCCAGAGGTCATCCTTCCAGTCCTCTGGGTGAACGAGAGCGCCGTGGTGCCCCTGGAGCGCGCCTATGCATTGCATCGCACTCTCAACCTTCCCTTCACGCTCGTCAAAGTGGCGACGGGCGTCCTAGTCGTTTTGGGTGTGGTACTGATCCTGGCAGGGCTCATCAAATTGGGGCTGTTGATGAGGCACAAGCACCGGTTGAAAAAATCCCCGACGGCCAATAACAGAGCCCAGAAtgacaaagagaaagaaaaacatacGGTTCTGAGCGAAAAACTGAATTCGGCTAATTATAGCTGA